The following are encoded together in the Ovis canadensis isolate MfBH-ARS-UI-01 breed Bighorn chromosome 2, ARS-UI_OviCan_v2, whole genome shotgun sequence genome:
- the TMEM169 gene encoding transmembrane protein 169 isoform X1 — translation MEEPAPGEGQSQLPSPHHSSLRKAMAAALVLDGESTMGRRKKKRKESRPESIIIYRSESETLDEEPGESEGGDQPKEEEGDDFLDCPMDDGVWNVPVDSRYVTLTGTITRGKKKGQMVDIHVTLTEKELQELTKPKASSRETTPGCRKACQLGADRGPHVVLWTLVCLPVVFLLSFVVSFYYGTITWYNIFLVYNEERTFWHKISCCPCLILFYPVLIMAMASSLGLYAAVVQLSWSWEAWWQAARDMEKGFCGWLCSKLGLEDCSPYSIVELLESDNISGNLSNKDATQEITLYLGQGSSGVQHFRTLKVFLAPGTQEETVERTAVNQTQWVR, via the exons ATGGAAGAGCCAGCACCGGGGGAAGGCCAGAGTCAGCTCCCAAGCCCCCACCACAGCTCCCTGAGGAAAGCCATGGCGGCTGCTCTGGTCCTCGATGGGGAATCCACCATGGGGCgcaggaaaaagaagaggaaagagtccCGCCCAGAATCTATCATCATCTACCGGTCAGAGAGTGAGACACTGGATGAGGAACCTGGGGAGTCAGAAGGTGGGGATCAGCctaaagaggaggagggagatgatTTCCTAGACTGTCCTATGGATGATG GTGTGTGGAACGTGCCTGTGGACAGCCGCTATGTCACATTAACTGGGACCATCACCCGAGGAAAGAAAAAGGGGCAGATGGTAGACATCCATGTCACATTGACAGAGAAGGAACTGCAGGAACTCACTAAGCCCAAGGCATCATCAAGGGAAACGACGCCTGGATGCAGAAAGGCCTGCCAGCTGGGAGCAGACCGTGGGCCACACGTGGTCCTCTGGACGTTGGTCTGCCTGCCTGTggttttcctcctctcctttgtgGTCTCTTTCTACTATGGCACCATCACTTGGTACAACATCTTTCTCGTGTACAACGAGGAGAGGACCTTCTGGCACAAGATCTCCTGTTGCCCCTGCCTCATCCTCTTCTATCCAGTGCTCATCATGGCCATGGCCTCTTCCCTGGGCCTCTACGCGGCcgtggtccagctctcatggtcctgggaagcctggtggcaaGCTGCCCGGGACATGGAGAAAGGCTTCTGTGGTTGGCTATGCAGTAAGCTGGGTCTGGAAGACTGTTCTCCCTACAGCATTGTGGAGTTGCTTGAATCAGACAATATCTCAGGCAATCTGTCCAACAAGGATGCCACCCAGGAG ATAACCCTTTATCTGGGACAAGGAAGTTCAGGTGTGCAACACTTCAGGACCTTGAAGGTATTCCTGGCGCCTGGAACCCAG GAAGAAACTGTTGAAAGAACTGCTGTGAATCAAACCCAATGGGTCAGGTAA
- the TMEM169 gene encoding transmembrane protein 169 isoform X2 yields the protein MEEPAPGEGQSQLPSPHHSSLRKAMAAALVLDGESTMGRRKKKRKESRPESIIIYRSESETLDEEPGESEGGDQPKEEEGDDFLDCPMDDGVWNVPVDSRYVTLTGTITRGKKKGQMVDIHVTLTEKELQELTKPKASSRETTPGCRKACQLGADRGPHVVLWTLVCLPVVFLLSFVVSFYYGTITWYNIFLVYNEERTFWHKISCCPCLILFYPVLIMAMASSLGLYAAVVQLSWSWEAWWQAARDMEKGFCGWLCSKLGLEDCSPYSIVELLESDNISGNLSNKDATQEVETSAV from the exons ATGGAAGAGCCAGCACCGGGGGAAGGCCAGAGTCAGCTCCCAAGCCCCCACCACAGCTCCCTGAGGAAAGCCATGGCGGCTGCTCTGGTCCTCGATGGGGAATCCACCATGGGGCgcaggaaaaagaagaggaaagagtccCGCCCAGAATCTATCATCATCTACCGGTCAGAGAGTGAGACACTGGATGAGGAACCTGGGGAGTCAGAAGGTGGGGATCAGCctaaagaggaggagggagatgatTTCCTAGACTGTCCTATGGATGATG GTGTGTGGAACGTGCCTGTGGACAGCCGCTATGTCACATTAACTGGGACCATCACCCGAGGAAAGAAAAAGGGGCAGATGGTAGACATCCATGTCACATTGACAGAGAAGGAACTGCAGGAACTCACTAAGCCCAAGGCATCATCAAGGGAAACGACGCCTGGATGCAGAAAGGCCTGCCAGCTGGGAGCAGACCGTGGGCCACACGTGGTCCTCTGGACGTTGGTCTGCCTGCCTGTggttttcctcctctcctttgtgGTCTCTTTCTACTATGGCACCATCACTTGGTACAACATCTTTCTCGTGTACAACGAGGAGAGGACCTTCTGGCACAAGATCTCCTGTTGCCCCTGCCTCATCCTCTTCTATCCAGTGCTCATCATGGCCATGGCCTCTTCCCTGGGCCTCTACGCGGCcgtggtccagctctcatggtcctgggaagcctggtggcaaGCTGCCCGGGACATGGAGAAAGGCTTCTGTGGTTGGCTATGCAGTAAGCTGGGTCTGGAAGACTGTTCTCCCTACAGCATTGTGGAGTTGCTTGAATCAGACAATATCTCAGGCAATCTGTCCAACAAGGATGCCACCCAGGAGGTAGAAACATCCGCTGTCTAA